Proteins encoded together in one bacterium window:
- a CDS encoding MATE family efflux transporter, protein MSIVDALWVGRLGKIALAAVGVSGSVFGVLIALSQLSTAGTMAFVARYTGAKDVERARVYLFNGLVVAVVLGIVIAVAGIPLSRSILTLFGSGKEVVAIGTPYLIALFSILPIVYMSTVIYTGLQATGDSLSPLIVSFLANVINIALDPLFIFGWLGFPKLGVLGAGVATGIASFSGLILAVVTASRKRLLTFVVPKIQFIWSFLKIGFFALIQGITRPLTGMLMFSVAAVFGVTAQAAFTVGLRIIGIPFIFLVGLSVATQSLVGQSLGEGSVSKAEGVVRSSYIAGILLQFFLSLAIFLGARWLVSLFSPGQAEVIDVGSRYLRIVAPFLLFVPLSNAWMGAQYGAGYTIGPAVASVIGNWAVKLPLALILGIVAKLETSGIWLAIGISVVAETAVNGIFFSTGRWKKVAV, encoded by the coding sequence ATGAGTATCGTGGATGCGTTATGGGTCGGACGTCTGGGCAAGATTGCTCTTGCGGCGGTTGGAGTATCGGGGTCGGTATTCGGCGTATTGATAGCGCTCTCACAACTTTCAACTGCAGGAACAATGGCGTTTGTAGCCCGCTATACCGGTGCAAAAGATGTGGAGAGGGCAAGGGTTTACTTATTCAACGGCCTTGTTGTAGCAGTCGTTCTCGGTATTGTTATTGCCGTTGCAGGCATTCCTTTGAGCAGGTCTATATTGACGCTCTTCGGTTCGGGCAAAGAAGTTGTTGCCATCGGCACGCCTTACCTTATAGCGCTTTTTTCAATCCTTCCCATCGTATATATGTCGACCGTAATCTATACCGGGCTTCAAGCGACCGGTGACAGTCTTTCTCCGCTTATCGTTTCTTTTCTTGCGAACGTAATCAACATCGCACTCGATCCACTGTTCATTTTCGGCTGGCTAGGTTTCCCGAAGTTAGGCGTGCTAGGAGCAGGTGTTGCAACAGGCATAGCGTCCTTTTCCGGATTGATTCTTGCAGTCGTTACCGCGTCCAGGAAGCGACTTTTGACGTTCGTTGTTCCCAAGATACAGTTCATCTGGAGTTTCCTAAAAATAGGTTTTTTTGCTCTCATACAGGGAATAACCAGACCGTTAACAGGCATGCTTATGTTTTCAGTTGCCGCCGTGTTCGGGGTTACGGCTCAGGCAGCATTTACGGTAGGTCTGCGCATCATTGGAATACCTTTCATTTTTCTCGTAGGATTGAGCGTAGCGACTCAATCCCTTGTGGGTCAATCCCTTGGAGAAGGTTCAGTCTCAAAAGCTGAAGGGGTTGTTCGTTCGAGCTATATCGCAGGAATACTCTTGCAGTTTTTTTTGTCGCTCGCAATCTTTCTGGGCGCAAGGTGGCTGGTATCTCTGTTCAGTCCTGGTCAGGCTGAGGTAATCGATGTAGGTTCACGTTATCTCAGGATTGTTGCGCCCTTCCTTCTGTTCGTTCCGTTATCTAATGCCTGGATGGGCGCTCAGTATGGAGCCGGCTACACAATTGGACCTGCGGTAGCATCCGTTATAGGCAACTGGGCGGTTAAACTGCCCCTCGCGCTCATTCTCGGCATCGTCGCAAAGCTCGAAACTTCCGGTATCTGGCT